The following proteins are encoded in a genomic region of Kosakonia oryzae:
- the sctJ gene encoding type III secretion system inner membrane ring lipoprotein SctJ translates to MQKFWRKSLLAALLALSLTGCNPLVVLNTGLSENDANDIIAELSHYNIAVDKQIDKEGVTIRVDSDDIARSVQILNASGLPHKARTNLGEEFQKSGIISSPLEEQARYIFALSQELEATLSQIDGVVVARVNVVLAERVAPGEPVQPASASVFIKHTPDLDPDTIEPRIRQLVAASIPGLAGKSDDVISIVFVPAGVYHDHIEQVILGPFRFTLSEYATVKQGFFTVLGLLLLTGVVMVLKPRIQKRLAKKKLAATSVADSGSRK, encoded by the coding sequence ATGCAAAAATTCTGGCGAAAATCACTTTTGGCTGCGCTGCTGGCCCTCTCGCTCACAGGATGTAACCCGTTGGTGGTGCTGAACACCGGACTTTCTGAAAATGATGCTAACGACATCATCGCCGAACTTTCCCACTACAATATCGCGGTGGATAAGCAGATTGATAAAGAGGGCGTAACGATACGGGTTGATAGCGATGACATCGCCCGGTCTGTACAAATTCTGAATGCCAGCGGGCTTCCGCACAAAGCCCGAACCAATCTGGGTGAGGAATTCCAAAAAAGCGGCATTATCTCCAGCCCGCTGGAAGAGCAGGCGCGTTATATCTTCGCGTTGTCACAGGAACTGGAAGCCACCTTGTCGCAAATCGACGGTGTGGTGGTGGCGCGCGTCAATGTCGTATTGGCGGAACGCGTAGCGCCTGGCGAGCCAGTACAGCCCGCTTCTGCTTCCGTGTTTATCAAACACACGCCCGATCTGGATCCGGACACTATTGAACCCAGAATTCGCCAACTGGTGGCTGCCAGCATTCCTGGGCTGGCGGGAAAAAGCGATGACGTCATTTCGATCGTTTTTGTACCTGCCGGGGTGTACCACGATCATATTGAACAGGTCATCCTTGGGCCATTTCGTTTTACGTTGTCTGAATACGCTACGGTCAAACAGGGGTTTTTTACTGTGCTGGGGCTACTGCTCCTCACTGGCGTGGTGATGGTACTGAAACCCCGCATTCAAAAACGGCTGGCAAAGAAAAAGTTGGCTGCGACGTCGGTAGCTGATTCGGGCAGTCGGAAATAA
- the hrpT gene encoding HrpT family type III secretion system protein, whose translation MRLRLFMLALLSALLSHCSSYHGNGCGSAQCRPLSASHQLVIWWPTDMRNGTQDYSLVPVR comes from the coding sequence ATGAGGCTGCGTTTATTCATGCTGGCGCTGCTGAGCGCGCTGCTGTCCCACTGCTCCTCTTATCACGGCAATGGCTGCGGTTCAGCCCAGTGCCGTCCTTTGTCGGCGAGTCACCAACTGGTTATCTGGTGGCCGACGGATATGCGTAATGGTACACAGGATTATTCCCTGGTCCCTGTTCGCTGA
- the sctC gene encoding type III secretion system outer membrane ring subunit SctC: MRAFARLLRVILFLLASASGIYANSVLAQVPAEWQNGAYAYAAQETSLRTVLQDFASSHGVNLHMGEIPDSTVNGRLRADSAAAFLDRLALEYRFQWFVYNDTLYISPQSSQVSKRIHIAADAAPDLKQALEGIGLLEPKFGWGELPDDGVVLVTGPPEYVSLVNDFSVQDKDNKENKEMMVFPLRYASVADRQIKYRDKTLLVPGVASIINELLGKKNPRTASGVRAGDDADHKATTDAFEEQSDSILSRLVQSQDTRINDDNDPLVPGMNPMISADVRNNALLVRDDPKRREQYRALVSQIDIPQKLVEIDALIVDVDRNALSTLSANPGGTFGNVTVGSSMLQGSSTLFVTDYRRFFAQIQALEGEGNASIVANPSVLTLENQPAVIDLSDTAFITATGERVVNIEPITAGTSLQVVPRAIGSGSKGTVQLVVDIEDGKVDRGDEGEATGAQRATVSTQALVQQSGSLVMGGFHSRETGNVSRRIPILGSIPYIGALFSYTRHETSQRERLFIITPHLVGDQVDPTRYIGDESRNQLSDAMSEVQRRQKYVSMKGDVENAMRDLAEDKVPLGFSAGGEGISLAGLCDNLNGIEYDVSRSQWYSNRTIQITVGVIRNITLKPLRFDEAVCRDDEVLAVAVWPGALLQPGASAEVYVAWQTRDVARGSRQSLLSPIAERKEPR; this comes from the coding sequence TTGCGTGCGTTTGCTCGTTTGTTACGTGTCATCCTGTTTTTACTGGCGAGCGCGTCGGGTATTTACGCCAATAGCGTCCTGGCGCAGGTGCCTGCCGAATGGCAAAACGGCGCTTACGCTTATGCGGCGCAGGAGACATCCTTGCGTACGGTTTTGCAGGATTTCGCCAGCAGTCACGGCGTGAATTTGCATATGGGCGAAATTCCGGACAGCACCGTTAATGGGCGGCTGCGTGCCGACAGTGCCGCCGCGTTTCTTGATCGTTTGGCGCTGGAGTATCGATTCCAGTGGTTTGTCTACAACGACACGCTCTATATCAGCCCGCAATCGTCGCAGGTCTCTAAGCGCATTCATATCGCGGCCGATGCCGCGCCCGACCTGAAACAGGCGCTGGAAGGTATTGGTTTGCTGGAGCCGAAATTCGGCTGGGGCGAACTGCCGGATGATGGCGTCGTTCTGGTCACCGGACCGCCGGAATATGTCTCCCTGGTGAACGATTTCAGCGTGCAGGATAAGGATAACAAAGAGAATAAGGAGATGATGGTCTTCCCGCTGCGCTATGCCTCAGTGGCCGATCGTCAGATTAAATACCGCGACAAAACGCTACTTGTGCCGGGCGTGGCCAGCATCATTAATGAATTACTTGGCAAGAAAAACCCCCGGACGGCATCGGGCGTGCGCGCGGGTGATGATGCCGATCACAAAGCCACGACTGACGCGTTTGAAGAACAATCGGACAGCATTTTATCCCGACTAGTGCAAAGCCAGGACACGCGTATTAACGATGACAACGATCCCCTCGTTCCGGGCATGAACCCGATGATTTCGGCGGACGTGCGTAACAACGCGCTGTTAGTGCGCGACGATCCTAAACGTCGTGAACAATATCGGGCGCTGGTGTCGCAAATAGACATCCCGCAAAAGCTGGTGGAGATCGACGCGCTAATCGTGGATGTTGACCGTAACGCACTTTCGACACTCTCTGCCAACCCTGGCGGCACCTTCGGCAATGTGACTGTCGGTTCCTCAATGTTGCAAGGCAGTAGCACGCTTTTTGTCACGGATTACCGCCGTTTCTTTGCGCAGATTCAGGCGCTGGAAGGGGAGGGAAATGCCTCAATTGTCGCCAATCCATCGGTGCTGACGCTGGAAAACCAGCCCGCCGTGATCGATCTCAGTGACACCGCTTTCATTACCGCTACCGGTGAACGCGTCGTGAATATCGAACCTATCACTGCCGGGACCAGTTTGCAGGTGGTGCCGCGTGCAATTGGCAGCGGCAGTAAAGGGACGGTTCAACTGGTGGTGGACATCGAGGATGGCAAAGTGGACCGGGGCGACGAGGGCGAGGCGACCGGCGCACAGCGCGCTACCGTCAGTACTCAGGCGCTGGTGCAACAGAGCGGTTCGCTGGTCATGGGGGGCTTCCACTCACGTGAAACCGGCAATGTCAGCCGCCGCATCCCGATTCTGGGCAGCATCCCCTATATTGGCGCGTTATTTTCCTATACCCGGCATGAAACCTCGCAACGTGAACGGCTATTCATTATTACGCCGCATCTGGTGGGGGATCAGGTCGATCCGACCCGCTATATCGGTGATGAATCACGCAACCAACTGAGCGACGCGATGAGTGAAGTCCAGCGTCGGCAGAAGTACGTCTCCATGAAAGGCGACGTTGAAAATGCGATGCGCGATCTGGCGGAAGATAAAGTACCGCTCGGTTTTAGCGCAGGCGGCGAAGGGATCAGTTTGGCGGGGTTATGCGACAACCTGAACGGTATCGAGTACGACGTCTCGCGCAGTCAGTGGTACAGCAACCGCACCATACAGATAACGGTCGGCGTGATAAGAAACATCACCCTGAAACCCCTGCGTTTTGATGAGGCGGTGTGCCGCGACGATGAGGTGCTGGCCGTTGCGGTATGGCCGGGCGCTTTACTGCAACCGGGAGCGTCGGCGGAAGTTTACGTCGCCTGGCAGACGCGCGACGTTGCTCGCGGTTCCCGCCAATCACTGTTGTCCCCCATTGCAGAACGTAAGGAGCCACGATGA
- a CDS encoding type III secretion system HrpP C-terminal domain-containing protein, which yields MINKPSDRHLRRLADWHDAEQNSVSPPPARNVPRQKSPARPQPQRATVHNATRTAMKTPSVVADNAPLGRDKEAFSQWLNAEDAPLAPATPWLPIDPAALRQPAQEIAPPESAQATVLWQQIEPALSQNLAAQAAFPARFSLLLPLLGEVQAHVGLLSDGGMDIALGFSPSLYDRVRGSELSCREALARRTGKRIRLRFQHQDTLS from the coding sequence ATGATCAACAAACCTTCGGATCGCCATTTGCGCCGTCTTGCGGACTGGCACGACGCGGAACAAAACAGCGTATCCCCGCCCCCCGCCAGGAATGTCCCGCGCCAGAAATCGCCTGCCCGCCCGCAGCCACAAAGGGCTACGGTTCACAACGCCACGCGGACAGCGATGAAAACCCCTTCAGTGGTTGCGGATAACGCACCGCTGGGGCGCGACAAAGAGGCGTTCAGCCAGTGGCTCAACGCAGAAGATGCACCGTTGGCTCCGGCCACACCGTGGTTGCCTATAGATCCTGCTGCGTTACGCCAGCCAGCGCAGGAAATTGCGCCCCCGGAAAGCGCGCAAGCCACCGTGCTATGGCAACAAATTGAACCTGCCCTTAGCCAGAATCTGGCGGCGCAAGCAGCGTTTCCGGCCCGCTTCAGCCTACTGCTGCCGCTGTTGGGCGAGGTACAAGCCCATGTCGGCTTACTGAGTGATGGCGGAATGGATATTGCGCTCGGCTTTTCGCCTTCGTTGTATGACCGCGTGCGCGGCAGCGAACTGAGCTGTCGCGAGGCGCTGGCGCGCCGCACGGGGAAACGGATACGTCTGCGTTTTCAACATCAGGATACGTTGTCATGA
- the sctU gene encoding type III secretion system export apparatus subunit SctU → MGEKTEKATSQKLQDARKKGQVSQSQDIPKLLVMLGVMETVFALMNDSMLKLEALMSLPLRRLDRPFVQAMGEIAGTAVLTIMVFFLLTVGVVILLRVLGGWLQFGPLFATEALAPKFSALNPLSKLKEMFSARQFMQILTSLLKAIVISVVFWLLIKPRLPQLAAMSDGSLIGFWHGAAAMLKTLSHTIIGVLLVFAIADFAVQKYFFLKQNRMSHEDIKNEYKQNEGDPHTKGHRRQLARQLANSPPKKVTPKQLEKADVLLVNPTHFAVGLYYRPDETPLPILLFKAEDKEAQELITQAHQANIPTVRYIWLTRTLFRTTDEGSYIPRETLKAVAQIYRLLRSLEDHLRGELIEFDEE, encoded by the coding sequence ATGGGAGAGAAAACCGAAAAAGCCACGTCGCAAAAACTACAGGACGCACGTAAGAAAGGCCAGGTTAGCCAGAGCCAGGATATTCCCAAACTGCTGGTGATGCTCGGTGTGATGGAAACCGTTTTTGCATTGATGAACGACAGTATGCTCAAGCTGGAAGCGTTAATGTCGCTACCGCTCCGGCGGCTGGATCGGCCTTTTGTACAGGCGATGGGAGAAATTGCCGGCACCGCAGTGCTGACAATTATGGTGTTCTTTCTGCTTACCGTTGGCGTGGTTATTCTGCTGCGCGTTCTCGGCGGCTGGCTCCAGTTTGGCCCCCTGTTCGCCACCGAAGCGCTGGCTCCGAAGTTTTCTGCCCTTAACCCACTCAGCAAACTGAAGGAGATGTTCTCCGCGCGCCAGTTTATGCAGATCCTGACCAGCCTGTTAAAAGCCATCGTCATCAGCGTGGTGTTCTGGCTGCTCATCAAACCGCGATTGCCGCAACTTGCCGCCATGTCGGACGGCTCGCTGATCGGTTTCTGGCACGGTGCCGCCGCGATGTTAAAAACGCTCTCCCATACCATTATTGGCGTGTTGCTGGTGTTCGCCATCGCCGATTTCGCGGTGCAAAAGTATTTTTTCCTCAAGCAGAACCGCATGAGCCATGAAGATATCAAGAATGAATACAAGCAAAACGAAGGCGATCCCCACACCAAAGGACACCGGCGCCAGTTAGCGCGACAACTGGCGAATTCACCGCCCAAAAAAGTGACGCCCAAACAACTGGAAAAGGCGGATGTTTTGCTGGTAAACCCCACCCATTTCGCGGTGGGGCTGTACTATCGGCCGGATGAAACGCCACTGCCGATACTCCTGTTCAAAGCAGAAGACAAAGAGGCTCAGGAGCTGATTACCCAGGCGCACCAGGCCAATATTCCTACGGTGCGTTATATCTGGCTGACGCGCACGCTATTTCGTACGACCGATGAGGGGAGTTATATCCCGCGTGAAACGCTGAAAGCCGTCGCGCAAATTTACCGTTTGCTGCGTAGCCTTGAAGACCATCTTCGCGGCGAGTTGATCGAATTCGACGAAGAGTAA
- the sctS gene encoding type III secretion system export apparatus subunit SctS translates to MDIIYLFKQAMLMVVMLSAPPLAVAVIVGVIVSLVQTVMQLQDQTLPFAIKLVAVGATLALSGRWIGVQLIDLTQSAFTLMSAAGSL, encoded by the coding sequence ATGGATATTATTTATCTGTTTAAGCAGGCAATGCTCATGGTGGTCATGCTCTCGGCACCGCCGCTGGCGGTTGCGGTGATCGTCGGGGTCATCGTTTCACTGGTGCAGACGGTGATGCAACTTCAGGATCAGACGCTACCCTTCGCCATTAAGCTGGTGGCGGTGGGCGCGACGCTGGCGCTATCAGGGCGCTGGATCGGCGTACAGCTTATCGATCTGACGCAATCGGCGTTTACCCTGATGTCCGCCGCAGGGTCGTTATAA
- a CDS encoding type III secretion protein HrpF — translation MSNSYDIQRNLDLQLARVHHSVAEFAQGTLSLEGGPGVGDVMAFKQELLQESAANYTASQLGSLKHNLSKAIIDSIN, via the coding sequence ATGAGTAATTCCTATGATATTCAACGAAACCTGGATTTGCAGCTGGCGCGCGTGCACCACTCGGTTGCTGAATTTGCGCAAGGGACACTCTCACTGGAAGGCGGGCCAGGGGTAGGCGATGTCATGGCCTTTAAACAGGAACTGCTGCAAGAGTCAGCCGCGAATTACACCGCCAGCCAGCTTGGTTCCCTTAAACACAATCTGAGTAAAGCGATTATCGACTCGATTAATTAA
- the sctR gene encoding type III secretion system export apparatus subunit SctR — protein MTENISSFNPLALAILLGALSLLPLALMITTSFLKISMVLMLTRNALGVQQVPPNMALYGIALAATLFVMAPVFNGMQERFKEHAIDTSTAEKLEDSLMYGIQPLTSFMSRNTDPDVETHLMENSQRMWPKKMADDAIQNRDNLLLLIPAFVLSELQNGFKIAFLIFIPFVVVDLIVSNVLLALGMQMVSPMTISLPLKILLFVMVSGWTRLLDGLFYSYQ, from the coding sequence ATGACCGAAAATATTAGTTCATTCAATCCGTTGGCACTGGCCATTTTACTCGGTGCGCTCTCGTTGTTGCCGTTGGCATTGATGATCACCACCAGCTTTCTGAAGATCTCAATGGTCCTGATGCTGACGCGCAACGCGCTGGGCGTACAGCAGGTACCGCCGAATATGGCGTTATACGGCATTGCGCTGGCAGCAACGCTGTTTGTGATGGCCCCCGTTTTTAACGGCATGCAGGAACGCTTCAAAGAACACGCCATCGACACCAGCACCGCAGAAAAGCTGGAAGATAGCCTGATGTATGGCATACAGCCGCTAACCTCGTTTATGAGCCGCAACACCGATCCTGATGTGGAGACGCATCTGATGGAAAACAGCCAACGTATGTGGCCTAAAAAGATGGCAGACGACGCGATACAAAACCGCGACAACCTGCTGCTGTTAATTCCTGCCTTTGTCCTCTCTGAGTTGCAAAACGGCTTTAAGATCGCGTTCCTGATTTTCATCCCGTTTGTGGTCGTGGATCTGATCGTGTCCAACGTCCTGCTGGCACTGGGAATGCAGATGGTCTCCCCGATGACTATCTCCCTGCCGCTGAAAATCCTGCTGTTTGTGATGGTCAGCGGCTGGACGCGATTACTGGATGGCCTCTTTTATAGCTACCAGTGA
- the sctT gene encoding type III secretion system export apparatus subunit SctT has translation MLAPMIDSLFTAMLALGLGMARIFPCVLIAPIFAFSTLKGMVRTAIVVSLALFITPTIVPQISALSFNAWAMVGLALKEIILGFVLGVLLALPFWLFTSVGALFDNQRGALAGGQLNPTLGPDATPLGDMLRQWFTMLLILSFGMRLVTQVIWDSYNLWPIDAWLPAFSQMGFAELLKRISGMFVDMVLYAGPLVLLLMLLDFCIGILSIYSPQLQATVLTVPVKCLAGILFFIIYLPTLEYLARHQLLSLHDLIPHLSHILPPKRK, from the coding sequence ATGCTGGCCCCGATGATCGACTCGCTGTTCACCGCCATGCTGGCGCTGGGGCTGGGTATGGCGCGTATTTTCCCTTGCGTACTGATTGCGCCGATTTTTGCTTTCTCAACGCTAAAAGGCATGGTACGCACGGCGATCGTGGTCTCTCTGGCGCTTTTTATTACCCCCACGATCGTGCCGCAGATATCTGCCTTATCGTTCAATGCCTGGGCGATGGTTGGGCTGGCGCTGAAAGAGATCATTCTCGGCTTCGTTCTTGGGGTGTTGCTGGCGCTGCCCTTCTGGTTATTTACATCGGTAGGCGCACTCTTCGACAACCAACGCGGCGCGCTGGCTGGCGGGCAGCTCAATCCGACGTTGGGGCCAGACGCCACGCCCCTCGGCGACATGCTCCGGCAGTGGTTTACCATGCTGCTCATTCTGAGTTTCGGCATGCGTCTGGTGACGCAGGTTATTTGGGACAGCTACAACTTGTGGCCGATCGATGCCTGGCTTCCGGCATTCAGCCAGATGGGTTTCGCCGAACTCCTTAAGCGCATCTCCGGTATGTTCGTCGATATGGTGTTGTATGCCGGGCCGCTGGTGTTGCTGCTAATGTTGCTGGATTTTTGTATTGGTATTCTCAGTATTTACAGCCCGCAGCTACAGGCTACGGTTCTCACCGTCCCGGTGAAATGTCTGGCCGGGATACTGTTTTTTATTATTTACCTTCCAACGCTTGAATATCTCGCCAGGCACCAGTTGCTGTCGCTGCACGATCTTATCCCGCATCTTTCGCACATTCTGCCGCCTAAAAGGAAATAG
- a CDS encoding FliM/FliN family flagellar motor switch protein, translated as MKIDLPPQTWDEARARLWLGSGWRYPFTLGERQGELYLLPAPERDEEGELARGFHSDVGLLFFSNPSPLLTLLANCPALMGEDDSNDNWYWPFFSQQLSPQIVDLFGPLTRVLTEAKTPPGLTLRLYAYLGEEHAWSNLRVTPQTLQQLANRPGWQRRWNTLHQGIPLSLPLIIATLTLSVRQLAALRCGDLLMAGRLFFTPQGQGYVTVARQQFQGQLTATFTSGEPDRFLITLKKELTMSHSQEPLLPEDDRGVSAAGADEEKQNVNVSAEKMPAHDASFDELPLELTLRCGTLKLTLGELQQLDAGSTVLVEHASPGEALLCHGNFPLAKGELVNVNGSLGLQITHVLCNRPQAADGTL; from the coding sequence ATGAAAATCGATTTACCACCGCAAACCTGGGACGAAGCCCGCGCCCGCCTCTGGCTTGGCAGCGGCTGGCGTTATCCGTTTACCCTCGGGGAGAGGCAAGGCGAGCTGTATCTGCTGCCCGCGCCTGAAAGAGACGAAGAGGGCGAACTGGCGCGTGGCTTTCACAGCGACGTCGGTCTGCTGTTCTTCAGCAATCCCTCGCCGCTGCTGACGCTTCTGGCTAACTGCCCGGCGCTGATGGGGGAAGATGACAGTAATGACAACTGGTACTGGCCTTTTTTCAGTCAGCAGCTCAGCCCGCAAATTGTCGACTTGTTTGGCCCGTTAACGAGAGTACTCACCGAGGCAAAAACGCCTCCTGGCTTAACGCTACGGCTGTATGCCTATCTTGGCGAAGAGCACGCCTGGAGTAATTTGCGTGTCACGCCACAGACATTGCAGCAACTGGCCAATCGCCCCGGCTGGCAACGTCGATGGAATACGCTGCATCAGGGCATACCGCTAAGTCTGCCGCTGATCATCGCTACGCTAACCCTCTCTGTACGCCAGCTTGCGGCGCTGCGTTGCGGCGATCTGCTGATGGCTGGGCGCCTTTTTTTTACGCCGCAAGGCCAGGGCTACGTGACGGTCGCCCGGCAACAATTTCAGGGGCAACTGACAGCCACTTTTACGTCAGGCGAACCCGATCGGTTTCTCATTACATTGAAAAAGGAGTTAACCATGTCTCACTCTCAGGAGCCGTTGTTACCGGAAGACGATCGGGGCGTTAGCGCAGCGGGAGCTGATGAAGAAAAACAAAATGTAAATGTTTCTGCGGAGAAAATGCCAGCACACGACGCCAGTTTTGACGAACTGCCGCTTGAGCTCACCCTCCGTTGCGGCACGCTGAAACTGACACTCGGCGAACTCCAGCAACTGGACGCAGGTTCAACGGTACTTGTTGAACATGCCTCGCCGGGAGAAGCCCTGTTGTGCCACGGCAATTTCCCGCTGGCAAAAGGCGAACTGGTGAATGTTAACGGTAGCCTGGGGCTGCAAATCACCCACGTTCTCTGCAACCGGCCGCAAGCGGCAGACGGCACGTTATGA
- the sctL gene encoding type III secretion system stator protein SctL, which translates to MWKIREIVLPPSLMAGEGAIVPREVLDEHRQAQALLRQAEQEAGQILAAAREEAERQVLAARAECEMQFLQNAETVLEEWRQARAQQEENLVSQAQQLVSAVFVHLFARTSDEQKISALLRQILQAQTAEKGSSATLWCHPSQFDAVGNWLQAHASLDWLLQTDDALETHQLRLQTTNGELSVNWEHLQQRLLNTLQA; encoded by the coding sequence ATGTGGAAAATTAGAGAAATTGTTCTGCCTCCCTCGCTGATGGCTGGCGAGGGCGCGATAGTGCCCCGCGAAGTGCTGGACGAACATCGGCAGGCTCAGGCGCTGCTGCGCCAGGCGGAACAGGAGGCCGGGCAGATCCTTGCTGCTGCCCGTGAAGAGGCTGAAAGACAGGTACTGGCAGCACGGGCTGAGTGCGAGATGCAGTTTCTGCAAAACGCCGAAACCGTGCTGGAAGAGTGGCGGCAGGCGCGAGCGCAGCAGGAGGAAAACCTGGTGTCGCAGGCGCAACAGTTGGTCAGCGCGGTATTCGTCCATCTGTTTGCCCGGACCAGTGACGAGCAAAAAATAAGCGCCCTGTTGCGTCAGATATTACAGGCGCAGACCGCAGAAAAAGGGAGCAGCGCCACGCTCTGGTGCCATCCCTCCCAGTTTGATGCCGTCGGCAACTGGTTGCAGGCTCATGCAAGCCTCGACTGGCTCCTTCAGACAGATGACGCGCTTGAAACACATCAGCTGCGATTACAAACCACCAACGGCGAACTCAGTGTGAACTGGGAACATCTGCAACAACGGTTGCTGAACACGCTGCAGGCATAA